DNA sequence from the Massilibacterium senegalense genome:
AATGTCATGTTACAAGTCGGACAATGTTCTTCTTGTACATATGAAACAGACTGTTTTTGTTGAAATGGTTGCTCAAAACTAAGTAATCCACTTAATAAATCATGAATTGAAAAACTATTAGAACCAGGAATATGTTTCCCTTTTTCTCTTGCACACTGTTCACACACATGCACTTCTTCTACTTGCCCATTCACAATTTTCGTAAAGTGCAATGTAGCTTCTCGTTGTTGACATTGTTGACAAAGCATACGAATAAATGCCCCCCCTTTTTCAGAATGGCTTTAAAATTACCGTATTCGATATCGTAATGTATAAATCATCGTTTTTAAAATCGTAGCCCTTAATTCATCTATATTTTGTACATGGTCATAGAGTGATTGATCCATTACACTCATCATCATATTTGCTTCTCGCTTCGTAATCACATCTTCTTCTAATAAACGAAGGATTACATCTTCTGCTGAATGTTGTGAAATTTGATGTCCAATAAGATGGAGTAGTTGATCAATTAAATGAACATGATTATCTAATTCAACCTTAATAATTCGAATATA
Encoded proteins:
- a CDS encoding CtsR family transcriptional regulator; protein product: MRNISDVIEAYLKRILNISEEKVIEIKRNEIAEQFQCVPSQINYVINTRFTMEKGYVVESKRGGGGYIRIIKVELDNHVHLIDQLLHLIGHQISQHSAEDVILRLLEEDVITKREANMMMSVMDQSLYDHVQNIDELRATILKTMIYTLRYRIR